Genomic window (Magnolia sinica isolate HGM2019 chromosome 6, MsV1, whole genome shotgun sequence):
GTTGTGGGCATACTTCCACTTTCAGGTAATAGATTAGCAAGTAACCCTTCTGAAAATCGACctttctccttaagcttcaccacCTCTTCAATCTTCTCTACGACACGCTTTCCCAATGCAACACGTGGGAGTGGAAAATCTCCCCTCACTTCAAAATAAACTTCTTCTATCTTAGTCACTTCACTTGTAGTCCTCTGCACATTTTTCAGCCATAAACTCACCTCTCGCTTTGGTTTTTTTTCATGCATTACCTTCGCTGTGTTCAATTCGTTCTTTACATCGGTCTTCTGGCTGCTCAACTCTTGCATTTCGGTTTTTAGAACATCAAGACTCTCTTCAAGCCTTTTAGAGTAGTCGTATTGAACCCATACATTCCTGACAATATCCTGGAGGAATTCCATAGCAAATCTTGCAATAGCAACTTAGAAAtgttaaattaaaaattattgaactaaaaaaataaataagttaagGCATGTTTGGTTACACTATATCTCATGAAAATTGGTACTGATAATAGTCTAAAAACGCAAAAACTCAACTAGACTCTATATTAAATTAGGCGGGTCAACTTGGTGAGTTGACCTAATTCAACTAggaatttaataattataatattttttaaattttataattatGGAGAATATTTAGAATGGTTAAGTCTACATCCATACTTATTCCTTAGAGCCAATTGTTTCTCTATTTTTCCTACTATATTTAGAATTAgggaatttctttttctttttcatggacAAACAAAAATAAACTTACTTAAGGGTAGTTAGGTAATATCCTCTTTACTATACATGACGCAAGGAGAACTACTGTTTACAAGAAGCGGATTGCCTAtgactctgatattgtatggggCTCAAGGaaatgtccatgacaaatccactctgtccatctgttttgaaagaccaaaaTAGAATAGGATTTTTATATATAAACAAGTctcatcctttttctttttcttttttgtttaaataaacaaataacatAAAGTGCTGCTTcttctcatcattttcttcttGTAAACATCCCACCCAGGCTAATAtattgagaaagctaagacatccGGGAatcatgatcatatcctaaaccaaaccctaatcccagcttaaaccctaatccgaaccGTAAACCAAAAAAccaacctaaccctaacctaaacctcagCGTAAACCCTAAACTCAGCCAAACTCCagcttaaaccctaatcctaacatGAGCCATCACGAGCCATCATTCAAGCTAAAGCATACCCAAACCTTCACCCACAATCAATCTATTTTTCAAGCCACTTCAGGTCGTGATCGAGCCAATTTTGAGTCATTTCAAGCCAAATATCTAAAACGGACTTTGTTCCACTCTCAGGACCTAAAAAAGGGCCCACCGGCGAAATTTCGAGAGAAACTGTACTCGAGCAATAATCCAACTATCGCCTGCTCTCAAAAATTTACGCGGCTCTAACTAGACGAGTTTCTGACCAAACCCAGCTTGGGCGGTACTCCAACTACCGTCCAACGCGAGAcgtgtgtcctccgagcaacagctgtcgctcgtcccaaagtcaactttcatatggatttacccccccccccccatttaccattttaccaacctccaagagccaatgagagcacGCCACGTGgcatttctctcttctcaaccGATCCCAAGCTAccatgtcagcttttacccttTATAAGCCCAACAATTACCACATTGCCTTCAGAAaagactataaatagccctctcttcacatttcacacacaACAATGCAAAGAGAGAAAATTCTTCTCATTTCaacggagagggagagagagagagagagagagagagagagagagagagagagagagagagagagagagtgagggtgagaaggagctctcaagcctccaagatcagatttttcagCTACCCCTTAGCCTTCTCCCAACCATCTCAACCTCTCAGTCtagcccggattgatcatggtgcaatccatgtcttagcctactcaagaaCAAGtcaaagatcttttcattttacatacaagcattcatcatgacatctattcctttctcaacccccctacttctctagatctctagtgaacgtatgttCTGTGACTTGCTGTACaccggatcctgtcacattagaaattcctagtgatctaatccacttttctttacctttttaaaTAAGTTTCATCACATCCACTCTCTAGACGCATTATTGGACGTATGCTATGTGGCTTGCCAAAATCTCGGATCTCGGCGCATCAAAAATCCACATATGCCTAGTCATATTTCGACCACATCATTATCCTTTGATATTCCCTTatcacacaaagtagagaccatacGTTTGTACGGGCAAAGAGAgtgcttaacaccttccctctttgtaaccgaggtcccttactagAATCCCGGATCACAAACCAGGAGTCAatttaaggtaggagagtcttcggatttctccaaccttacgtattccGCGGGTTCTGGCCGACGGCgagattctgagattaattggctagtagtgactctaatatccataaatcagcctaatcacccccaccACCAAAACAAACGTATAAATCAGCGTGAGCGCCGATTTCCAGCGTTCACACTTCTTTATTCTACTTTGTTTATTACTCTCTTATTTGAATTTGTTGTGGATATTTTTCTAGTAACTTTTGCTATTCTTTATTGCTGTTTGATTAGAATAGTTTGTAATTGTACTTATTAGATCTTGGCTAGTTATCATTAATGCTAAGTTATGAACAAGGTACATCATGGATTACAACTTAGATAATCATGTGAAGTAAATAAATTGCATATATAATCAAGCAAGATATTTGATTCCAAAATCCAACGCATCAAAAAATCTAAGAAGGCACTTCTACAAATGCCCCATAACGATGCTACCCTTAAGTAAGTTTATTTCTGTTTgtccatgaaaaagaaaaagaaattcccTAATTCTAAATATAGCAGGAAAAATAGAGAAGCAATTGGCTCTAACGATAAGTATGGATATAGACTTAACCATTTTAAATATTCTCCataattataaattttaaaaaaatattctaaTTATTAAATTCCTAATCGAATTGGGTCAACTCCCGCCCAAATTAACATAGAGTCTAGTTGAGTTTTTGCATTTTTAGACTATTATCAGTACCAATTTTCATGAAATGTAGTGTAACCAAACATGCcttaacttatttatttttttagttcaataatttttaatttaacaTTTCTAAGTTGCTATAGAATACCTCCAGGAGATTGTAAAAAATGTATGGGTTCAATACCACTACTCTAGAAGGCTTGAAGAGAGTCTTGATGTTCTGAAAACTGAAATGCAAGAGTTGAGCAGCCGAGAGGCCGATGTAAAGAACGAACTGAACACAACGAAGGTAATGCATGAAAAGAAACCAAAGCAAGAGATGAGTTTATTGTTGGAAAATGTGCAAAGGACTACAAGTGAAGTGACTAAGATAGAAGATGTTTATTTTGAAGTAGGGAAAGATTTCTCACTCCCACGTGTTGCATTGGGAAAGCGTGTCGTAAagaagattgaagatatggggAAACTTAAGGAGAAATGTCAATTTTCAAAAGGGTTACTTGCTGATCTATTACCTGATAGTGGGCACATGCCCACGACAAAACGGGTGGGTAGAACAACAGCCGAAAGAAATTTGGAACAAATTTGGGAGTCCTTGATGGATAATGAGGTCAAAACTATAGGTGTCTATGGTATAGGAGGAGTGggcaaaacaaacatcatgacCCACATCTTTAATAAAATACAGGAATTTAGAATATTGGATACTGTCATTTGGGTGATAGTGTCTAATGATTCTAGTATTGAGATACTACAAAATGGTATTGCACGAGCAATAAAATTAGACTTTTCTGATAAAGAGgatgaaatgagaagaaaaatgaaattgtTTGAGGCTTTGAAACGTAGGGAGAAGTTCGTTATCATCTTTGCTGATATATGAAAAACATTTTCATTGGAAAAGGTAAAGATTCATGAGGAAAATGCATACAAAGTAGTACTGACTACTCGATCAAAAAATGTGTGCCGAGGTATGAAGTGTCAAAAAAAGCTTGAAGTGGAGGTTCTTTGGAGGAAAGAAGCGtgggaattgttgaaagaaaggcTTGGGGCTGATGTTGTGCTTTCTCCGGGAACAGATTGCAAAGCTTATGATTGACGAATGTGGTGGTTTGCCACTTGGAATCATCACAGTAGCAACTGCAATGAGAGGGGGGAATTTGGTGTCAATCTTGAATTGTGGGTATATATGTGACTGTGATGATCGACGATTTGGGTTTAAAACCTGACATGAATAAG
Coding sequences:
- the LOC131249757 gene encoding uncharacterized protein LOC131249757; this encodes MEFLQDIVRNVWVQYDYSKRLEESLDVLKTEMQELSSQKTDVKNELNTAKVMHEKKPKREVSLWLKNVQRTTSEVTKIEEVYFEVRGDFPLPRVALGKRVVEKIEEVVKLKEKGRFSEGLLANLLPESGSMPTTELMGKRIAKRNLK
- the LOC131249758 gene encoding probable disease resistance protein At5g43730 yields the protein MQELSSREADVKNELNTTKVMHEKKPKQEMSLLLENVQRTTSEVTKIEDVYFEVGKDFSLPRVALGKRVVKKIEDMGKLKEKCQFSKGLLADLLPDSGHMPTTKRVGRTTAERNLEQIWESLMDNEVKTIGVYGIGGVGKTNIMTHIFNKIQEFRILDTVIWVIVSNDSSIEILQNGIARAIKLDFSDKEDEMRRKMKLFEALKRREKFVIIFADI